The following are encoded in a window of Arctopsyche grandis isolate Sample6627 chromosome 4, ASM5162203v2, whole genome shotgun sequence genomic DNA:
- the PIP5K59B gene encoding phosphatidylinositol 4-phosphate 5-kinase 59B isoform X15 translates to MASAEPDILTLDPKTTLPPHHLPPHLQHELASASASASASGLQDEANAEEDKDRDDKNDVHKSDRKIGHRRVGVGGEITYKKIQTTQIMGSIQLGIQHAVGGLASKPERDLLMQDFMTLETTIFPHEGSNHTPAHHYSEFRFRTYAPIAFRYFRDLFGIQPDDFLMSMCSSPLRELSNPGASGSIFYLTDDDEFIIKTVQHKEGEFLQKLLPGYYMNLNQNPRTLLPKFFGLYCYQCNSKNVRLIAMNNLLPSVVKLHQKYDLKGSTYKRKANKSERNKKSPTYKDLDFMEHHPLGLFLEADTHSALVKTIQRDCRVLESFKIMDYSLLVGIHNLDKAHKEKAEERIANAAGEARNEEEGTTGERSALTRTRSINRQRLVAHSTAMESIQAESEPIDEDEDVPPGGIPARNGKGERLLLFVGVIDILQSYRFRKKLEHTWKSMIHDGDTVSVHRPSFYAQRFQDFMAKKVFMKIPSPLKHSPSKRKSISRTLKPQDELETSGLPLSCCSTPPPPFEDIAGGTSTSTGGTSPGGRNLTHPRNQHRPAGSSRTDSASTTSSSASVSLARRGRGDSSILTPAATSTCSVLTASSASIAAGNSSSGDVRAVCWTPPASTEGSTPTWTEGTPSFTESSSSGDQGCLSTPVKRHDGRGKKVDMHTDPGVDLAINCLTTEMQSLKNRVDFDYE, encoded by the exons ATGGCGTCCGCAGAGCCAGATATCCTCACGCTCGACCCGAAGACTACTCTGCCCCCCCACCACCTGCCGCCCCACCTGCAGCATGAGCTCGCCTCCGCCTCTGCGTCGGCCTCGGCTTCCGGCCTGCAGGATGAGGCCAACGCCGAAGAAG ATAAGGACCGCGATGACAAGAATGAC GTACACAAATCAGATAGGAAAATTGGTCACCGACGGGTCGGCGTCGGTGGAGAGATTACTTATAAGAAGATTCAAACGACACAAATTATGGGTTCGATACAATTGG gGATCCAACATGCAGTCGGTGGGCTTGCTTCAAAGCCAGAGCGCGATTTGTTGATGCAAGACTTCATGACCCTGGAAACAACAATTTTTCCACATGAAGGTAGCAATCATACACCGGCCCATCACTATTCTGAGTTTCGATTCAGGACGTACGCGCCTATTGCATTCCGCTACTTCAGGGACCTCTTTGGCATACAGCCTGATGATTTTTTG ATGTCCATGTGTAGTTCACCACTTCGAGAACTGAGCAATCCGGGAGCGAGTggaagtatattttatttgactgATGATGATGAATTTATAATCAAAACAGTGCAGCATAAAGAAGgcgaatttttacaaaaattattacCGGGATATTATATGAATCTCAATCAG AATCCCCGAACATTGTTGCCAAAGTTCTTCGGTCTTTATTGCTATCAGTGTAATAGTAAAAATGTTAGACTAATTGCTATGAACAATCTACTTCCATCTGTAGTTAAACTTCACCAAAAGTATGATCTTAAAGGTTCGACGTATAAAAGAAag GCTAACAAATCTGAACGGAATAAGAAATCGCCTACTTACAAAGACTTGGATTTCATGGAACATCATCCGCTGGGTCTATTCCTCGAAGCTGACACTCACAGCGCACTTGTCAAGACAATACAGCGGGACTGTCGAGTCTTGGAGAGTTTTaag ATTATGGATTATTCGTTGCTTGTCGGCATACACAACTTGGACAAAGCCCACAAGGAGAAAGCAGAAGAAAGAATTGCCAATGCAGCTGGTGAAGCTAGAAACGAAGAGGAAGGAACAACTGGAGAGCGATCTGCCCTAACCAGAACCag ATCAATAAATAGACAACGACTGGTGGCTCATTCGACTGCTATGGAAAGTATCCAGGCTGAAAGTGAACCCAtagatgaagatgaagatgTTCC aCCTGGAGGTATTCCAGCGCGAAACGGCAAGGGTGAAAGATTACTACTATTCGTCGGTGTCATAGATATACTTCAATCGTACCGGTTCCGGAAAAAACTCGAACATACTTGGAAATCAATGATACACGACGGC GATACTGTGTCTGTACATCGACCGAGTTTTTATGCGCAGCGGTTTCAAGATTTCATGGCAAAAAAAGTATTCATGAAAATTCCATCTC CATTAAAACACTCACCATCGAAGAGGAAAAGTATTTCCAGAACCTTAAAACCCCAAGATGAGCTGGAAACGTCAG GCTTACCATTGAGCTGTTGCAGCACACCACCTCCTCCTTTTGAGGATATAGCTGGTGGTACTAGCACGAGTACAGGAGGAACTTCACCCGGTGGTAGAAATTTGACTCATCCTAGGAATCAACACCGGCCAGCTGGGTCATCTCGTACTGACTCGGCTTCAACCACATCTAGCTCTGCGAGTGTTAGTTTAGCTAGAAGG ggTCGAGGAGACAGCTCTATACTAACTCCAGCGGCTACATCGACATGTTCTGTTCTAACGGCTAGCAGTGCATCTATAGCAGCTGGAAATTCGag CTCTGGCGACGTGCGTGCAGTTTGTTGGACACCTCCAGCCTCCACCGAAGGATCGACTCCAACATGGACCGAAGGCACGCCCAGCTTCACCGAATCTAGTAGCAGCGGAGATCAAG GTTGTTTATCGACACCGGTGAAGCGACATGACGGTCGAGGCAAGAAGGTGGATATGCACACCGACCCTGGAGTGGATTTAGCTATTAATTGCCTCACCACAGAGATG
- the PIP5K59B gene encoding phosphatidylinositol 4-phosphate 5-kinase 59B isoform X2: MASAEPDILTLDPKTTLPPHHLPPHLQHELASASASASASGLQDEANAEEDKDRDDKNDVHKSDRKIGHRRVGVGGEITYKKIQTTQIMGSIQLGIQHAVGGLASKPERDLLMQDFMTLETTIFPHEGSNHTPAHHYSEFRFRTYAPIAFRYFRDLFGIQPDDFLMSMCSSPLRELSNPGASGSIFYLTDDDEFIIKTVQHKEGEFLQKLLPGYYMNLNQNPRTLLPKFFGLYCYQCNSKNVRLIAMNNLLPSVVKLHQKYDLKGSTYKRKANKSERNKKSPTYKDLDFMEHHPLGLFLEADTHSALVKTIQRDCRVLESFKIMDYSLLVGIHNLDKAHKEKAEERIANAAGEARNEEEGTTGERSALTRTRSINRQRLVAHSTAMESIQAESEPIDEDEDVPPGGIPARNGKGERLLLFVGVIDILQSYRFRKKLEHTWKSMIHDGDTVSVHRPSFYAQRFQDFMAKKVFMKIPSLDLPEIKGNHRKFRTLVTSYIALKHSPSKRKSISRTLKPQDELETSGPSTSYQQSEEVQFPRILWADPSKPKIPDIPEDFRLSTVPENSVEMDYLNAEYSRRFSSSSESFDSRIPSPLGTYSDTSSVARWHTRSPQSYSNERQYNSMKDSLPTFKTLPKSSKPSNRKISFAVDSEVGNLLTPIQQCQCSASSHNSIPESLKDVPFIDNVDDPPSLTTDSNDLKKDEIDVVDESAKIEMDHKNQNEEYLSQDDSTSRKSVDSGFFNSVKKSFANFFSLKSSKSDLKKSPSASTETTKIVQNDAKNVQNNKKDNTNPNQLEINVPAVTSKNDDGESVIPSNFIDECVDDDLAILPYKENHIDIAKEIEICTDFADSDVLEPDLNVSWNNRKMKSSFKTNHTTANETYKPIQMT; this comes from the exons ATGGCGTCCGCAGAGCCAGATATCCTCACGCTCGACCCGAAGACTACTCTGCCCCCCCACCACCTGCCGCCCCACCTGCAGCATGAGCTCGCCTCCGCCTCTGCGTCGGCCTCGGCTTCCGGCCTGCAGGATGAGGCCAACGCCGAAGAAG ATAAGGACCGCGATGACAAGAATGAC GTACACAAATCAGATAGGAAAATTGGTCACCGACGGGTCGGCGTCGGTGGAGAGATTACTTATAAGAAGATTCAAACGACACAAATTATGGGTTCGATACAATTGG gGATCCAACATGCAGTCGGTGGGCTTGCTTCAAAGCCAGAGCGCGATTTGTTGATGCAAGACTTCATGACCCTGGAAACAACAATTTTTCCACATGAAGGTAGCAATCATACACCGGCCCATCACTATTCTGAGTTTCGATTCAGGACGTACGCGCCTATTGCATTCCGCTACTTCAGGGACCTCTTTGGCATACAGCCTGATGATTTTTTG ATGTCCATGTGTAGTTCACCACTTCGAGAACTGAGCAATCCGGGAGCGAGTggaagtatattttatttgactgATGATGATGAATTTATAATCAAAACAGTGCAGCATAAAGAAGgcgaatttttacaaaaattattacCGGGATATTATATGAATCTCAATCAG AATCCCCGAACATTGTTGCCAAAGTTCTTCGGTCTTTATTGCTATCAGTGTAATAGTAAAAATGTTAGACTAATTGCTATGAACAATCTACTTCCATCTGTAGTTAAACTTCACCAAAAGTATGATCTTAAAGGTTCGACGTATAAAAGAAag GCTAACAAATCTGAACGGAATAAGAAATCGCCTACTTACAAAGACTTGGATTTCATGGAACATCATCCGCTGGGTCTATTCCTCGAAGCTGACACTCACAGCGCACTTGTCAAGACAATACAGCGGGACTGTCGAGTCTTGGAGAGTTTTaag ATTATGGATTATTCGTTGCTTGTCGGCATACACAACTTGGACAAAGCCCACAAGGAGAAAGCAGAAGAAAGAATTGCCAATGCAGCTGGTGAAGCTAGAAACGAAGAGGAAGGAACAACTGGAGAGCGATCTGCCCTAACCAGAACCag ATCAATAAATAGACAACGACTGGTGGCTCATTCGACTGCTATGGAAAGTATCCAGGCTGAAAGTGAACCCAtagatgaagatgaagatgTTCC aCCTGGAGGTATTCCAGCGCGAAACGGCAAGGGTGAAAGATTACTACTATTCGTCGGTGTCATAGATATACTTCAATCGTACCGGTTCCGGAAAAAACTCGAACATACTTGGAAATCAATGATACACGACGGC GATACTGTGTCTGTACATCGACCGAGTTTTTATGCGCAGCGGTTTCAAGATTTCATGGCAAAAAAAGTATTCATGAAAATTCCATCTC TTGACCTCCCGGAAATTAAGGGCAACCATCGCAAGTTCCGCACCCTTGTGACCAGTTATATAG CATTAAAACACTCACCATCGAAGAGGAAAAGTATTTCCAGAACCTTAAAACCCCAAGATGAGCTGGAAACGTCAG GACCCAGCACATCATATCAGCAGTCTGAAGAAGTCCAGTTTCCTAGAATATTATGGGCTGATCCCAGTAAACCCAAGATACCCGATATTCCTGAAGATTTTAGACTTTCCACCGTTCCTGAAAACTCGGTGGAGATGGATTACTTAAATGCAGAATACTCTAGAAGATTTTCGTCTAGTTCTGAAAGTTTTGATTCTAGAATACCTTCACCTCTAGGTACTTATTCTGATACGTCTAGTGTTGCTAGATGGCATACAAGAAGTCCACAAAGCTACTCTAATGAAAGGCAATATAATTCTATGAAGGACTCTTTACCAACATTTAAAACTTTGCCCAAATCTTCTAAACCATCTAATCGTAAAATATCTTTTGCTGTGGACAGTGAAGTAGGCAATCTACTTACTCCTATACAACAGTGCCAATGCTCTGCAAGCAGTCATAATAGTATACCGGAGAGTTTGAAAGATGTCCCATTTATAGACAATGTTGACGATCCACCATCGCTTACAACTGATAGCAATGATCTTAAGAAAGATGAAATTGATGTGGTTGATGAATCTGcaaaaatagaaatggatcataaaaatcaaaatgaagaaTATCTGTCTCAGGATGACTCGACATCAAGAAAATCAGTCGATAGTGGATTCTTTAACAGTGTGAAAAAGAGTTTCGCAAATTTTTTCTCATTAAAATCGAGCAAAAGTGATCTAAAAAAATCGCCTTCAGCTTCAACTGAAACTACCAAAATCGTTCAAAATGATGCTAAAAATgtccaaaataataaaaaagataatACTAATCCAAATCAGCTTGAAATAAATGTACCTGCAGTGACTTCAAAAAATGATGATGGTGAATCAGTAATTCCATCTAATTTTATTGATGAATGTGTGGACGATGATTTAGCTATTCTTCCTTACAAAGAAAACCACATTGATATAgcgaaagaaattgaaatttgtacTGATTTTGCAGACAGTGATGTCTTGGAACCTGATTTAAATGTCTCGTGGAATAACCGAAAAATGAAATCTTCTTTTAAAACGAATCACACGACCGCAAACGAAACGTATAAACCGATTCAAATGACTTGA
- the PIP5K59B gene encoding phosphatidylinositol 4-phosphate 5-kinase 59B isoform X16 has product MASAEPDILTLDPKTTLPPHHLPPHLQHELASASASASASGLQDEANAEEDKDRDDKNDVHKSDRKIGHRRVGVGGEITYKKIQTTQIMGSIQLGIQHAVGGLASKPERDLLMQDFMTLETTIFPHEGSNHTPAHHYSEFRFRTYAPIAFRYFRDLFGIQPDDFLMSMCSSPLRELSNPGASGSIFYLTDDDEFIIKTVQHKEGEFLQKLLPGYYMNLNQNPRTLLPKFFGLYCYQCNSKNVRLIAMNNLLPSVVKLHQKYDLKGSTYKRKANKSERNKKSPTYKDLDFMEHHPLGLFLEADTHSALVKTIQRDCRVLESFKIMDYSLLVGIHNLDKAHKEKAEERIANAAGEARNEEEGTTGERSALTRTRSINRQRLVAHSTAMESIQAESEPIDEDEDVPPGGIPARNGKGERLLLFVGVIDILQSYRFRKKLEHTWKSMIHDGDTVSVHRPSFYAQRFQDFMAKKVFMKIPSPLKHSPSKRKSISRTLKPQDELETSGLPLSCCSTPPPPFEDIAGGTSTSTGGTSPGGRNLTHPRNQHRPAGSSRTDSASTTSSSASVSLARRGRGDSSILTPAATSTCSVLTASSASIAAGNSSSGDVRAVCWTPPASTEGSTPTWTEGTPSFTESSSSGDQGCLSTPVKRHDGRGKKVDMHTDPGVDLAINCLTTEMTYL; this is encoded by the exons ATGGCGTCCGCAGAGCCAGATATCCTCACGCTCGACCCGAAGACTACTCTGCCCCCCCACCACCTGCCGCCCCACCTGCAGCATGAGCTCGCCTCCGCCTCTGCGTCGGCCTCGGCTTCCGGCCTGCAGGATGAGGCCAACGCCGAAGAAG ATAAGGACCGCGATGACAAGAATGAC GTACACAAATCAGATAGGAAAATTGGTCACCGACGGGTCGGCGTCGGTGGAGAGATTACTTATAAGAAGATTCAAACGACACAAATTATGGGTTCGATACAATTGG gGATCCAACATGCAGTCGGTGGGCTTGCTTCAAAGCCAGAGCGCGATTTGTTGATGCAAGACTTCATGACCCTGGAAACAACAATTTTTCCACATGAAGGTAGCAATCATACACCGGCCCATCACTATTCTGAGTTTCGATTCAGGACGTACGCGCCTATTGCATTCCGCTACTTCAGGGACCTCTTTGGCATACAGCCTGATGATTTTTTG ATGTCCATGTGTAGTTCACCACTTCGAGAACTGAGCAATCCGGGAGCGAGTggaagtatattttatttgactgATGATGATGAATTTATAATCAAAACAGTGCAGCATAAAGAAGgcgaatttttacaaaaattattacCGGGATATTATATGAATCTCAATCAG AATCCCCGAACATTGTTGCCAAAGTTCTTCGGTCTTTATTGCTATCAGTGTAATAGTAAAAATGTTAGACTAATTGCTATGAACAATCTACTTCCATCTGTAGTTAAACTTCACCAAAAGTATGATCTTAAAGGTTCGACGTATAAAAGAAag GCTAACAAATCTGAACGGAATAAGAAATCGCCTACTTACAAAGACTTGGATTTCATGGAACATCATCCGCTGGGTCTATTCCTCGAAGCTGACACTCACAGCGCACTTGTCAAGACAATACAGCGGGACTGTCGAGTCTTGGAGAGTTTTaag ATTATGGATTATTCGTTGCTTGTCGGCATACACAACTTGGACAAAGCCCACAAGGAGAAAGCAGAAGAAAGAATTGCCAATGCAGCTGGTGAAGCTAGAAACGAAGAGGAAGGAACAACTGGAGAGCGATCTGCCCTAACCAGAACCag ATCAATAAATAGACAACGACTGGTGGCTCATTCGACTGCTATGGAAAGTATCCAGGCTGAAAGTGAACCCAtagatgaagatgaagatgTTCC aCCTGGAGGTATTCCAGCGCGAAACGGCAAGGGTGAAAGATTACTACTATTCGTCGGTGTCATAGATATACTTCAATCGTACCGGTTCCGGAAAAAACTCGAACATACTTGGAAATCAATGATACACGACGGC GATACTGTGTCTGTACATCGACCGAGTTTTTATGCGCAGCGGTTTCAAGATTTCATGGCAAAAAAAGTATTCATGAAAATTCCATCTC CATTAAAACACTCACCATCGAAGAGGAAAAGTATTTCCAGAACCTTAAAACCCCAAGATGAGCTGGAAACGTCAG GCTTACCATTGAGCTGTTGCAGCACACCACCTCCTCCTTTTGAGGATATAGCTGGTGGTACTAGCACGAGTACAGGAGGAACTTCACCCGGTGGTAGAAATTTGACTCATCCTAGGAATCAACACCGGCCAGCTGGGTCATCTCGTACTGACTCGGCTTCAACCACATCTAGCTCTGCGAGTGTTAGTTTAGCTAGAAGG ggTCGAGGAGACAGCTCTATACTAACTCCAGCGGCTACATCGACATGTTCTGTTCTAACGGCTAGCAGTGCATCTATAGCAGCTGGAAATTCGag CTCTGGCGACGTGCGTGCAGTTTGTTGGACACCTCCAGCCTCCACCGAAGGATCGACTCCAACATGGACCGAAGGCACGCCCAGCTTCACCGAATCTAGTAGCAGCGGAGATCAAG GTTGTTTATCGACACCGGTGAAGCGACATGACGGTCGAGGCAAGAAGGTGGATATGCACACCGACCCTGGAGTGGATTTAGCTATTAATTGCCTCACCACAGAGATG